Part of the Halomarina litorea genome is shown below.
CATCGCCCAGATCACGCGCCTCTGCGGGGCCGACCAGTTGCACACGGGCACCGCGGACCTCGGGAAACTCGCCAACGAGGACACGGTGGGTATCAACGAGTGGCTCTACTCCGACCGCCACGGCATGAACGACGTGCTTCCGATGGCGTCGGGCGGTCTGCACCCAGGCCTCGTCCCCGAACTCGTGAAACGCTGCGGGACGAACATCGGCATTCAGGCGGGCGGCGGCGTCCACGGCCACCCCGACGGCACCCACGCGGGCGCGAAGGCCCTCCGACAGGCCATCGACGCCACCGTCGAGGGCACCGACCTCGCGACGTACGCCGAGGACCATCCGGAACTCGCCACCGCGATGGAGAAGTGGGGGACTGAGACGCCCCGGTAGGGCTACCCGTCCCCTTCTTCGTCGGCTCCTCACTCCCCGACGACGCCGTGGTCGGCGACGAACCCCTCCACGTCCGCCCACGTCGGGGCCGTCCGTGCCCCCACCCGGAGCGACGCGAGGGCGCCGCAGGCGTTGGCGGCGGCCAGCACCTCCCGGTAGGCGTCGTCGGACTGGTTACCGGGGACGACCCCGTCGAACAGGCGCCAGCGGGCGGCGATGTAGCCCGCCGCGAAGGCGTCGCCGGCGCCCGTCGTGTCCACCGCCTCGACCGGGTAGCCGGGGTGGTCGAGTTCCCGACCGGGACGGTGGACGGTCGCCCCCTGCCCGCCGTGTTTCACGACGACGGTGGCCTCGCTGACGAGGTCCGCGAAGGACTCGCGTTCCGAGAGCGTGGCCGCCTCGCGCTCGTTGAGAAAGAGGACGTCCGTGTTGGCCAGCGTCGCCGCGTAGTCGCGGTCCGCGATGCGCCGCCCGGGGTCGAAACTGACGACGATGCCCCGCTCGTCGGCGAGTTCGGCCAGCGCGGCCGCCGTCGCGGGTCGCTGGCTGGTCAGGTGGAGGTGGTCGGCGGCCGCGAGCGTGGTCGTATCGAGGTCGTCGGGCGCGAACGCCTCGTTGGCTCCCGCATTCGAGAGGACCATCACCTCGCCCGTGCCGTCGACGACGAGGTACTTCGTCGACGTCTCGTGGCCCGCGACCCGGACGATGTTCGCGGTGTCCACCCCGAAGGCGTCGAGTTCCTCGCAGACGAGGCGGCCCGTCTGATCCTCCCCGACGCTCCCGAACAGCGAGGCGGTCACGTCGAGGGAGGCGAGCGTGCAGGCGACGTTCGCCGCGCTCCCCCCGCCCGCCTGCACCCGCTCCTCGATGAGCACCTCGCCGTCGGGGTCCGGGAGGCGGTCGACGCGGAGGGTCACGTCCCAGTTGACGTGGCCGGCACAGAGGACGCGCATTACCCCTCCACATGTCGCCGTGGGTTAAAAACACCTGACTCCGGCGGCGCCCCCGCTCGCCGTGTGCCGATTTCCGTGGCGGCACCCCGCCGTGGCCCCTACAGTGTCGGGCCGGCTTTTTCCCCCGCACGGACCAACTCATGCCATGTCGTACCGAGGAGAGGCACCCGCGGAGACGGCCGCCCCCGGCGAGTTCGACGTCGCGTGGGCGTGGAAGGGCGGGGCCGTCGCCGGACTCGCCGCGACGGTGGTGATGGGTGCGGTCATCACCGTCGTCGACCTCCCGACGCTCCGCGGGGCTATCGCCGGCCTCTACGGGTTCGAGGGGAGCCTCGTCGCGGGGTGGCTCGCGCACCTCGTCCACGGGACGCTGTTCGGGGTGCTGTTCGCGTGGCTCCTCTCGGACCCGGGGCTGTACCGGGTCCACGAGTGGGTCTGGAAGAGCGTCCTCGCGGGCGTCGTCTACGCCGTCGTCCTCGCCGTCGTCGGGGC
Proteins encoded:
- a CDS encoding carbohydrate kinase family protein, with the protein product MRVLCAGHVNWDVTLRVDRLPDPDGEVLIEERVQAGGGSAANVACTLASLDVTASLFGSVGEDQTGRLVCEELDAFGVDTANIVRVAGHETSTKYLVVDGTGEVMVLSNAGANEAFAPDDLDTTTLAAADHLHLTSQRPATAAALAELADERGIVVSFDPGRRIADRDYAATLANTDVLFLNEREAATLSERESFADLVSEATVVVKHGGQGATVHRPGRELDHPGYPVEAVDTTGAGDAFAAGYIAARWRLFDGVVPGNQSDDAYREVLAAANACGALASLRVGARTAPTWADVEGFVADHGVVGE
- a CDS encoding histidine kinase, with the protein product MSYRGEAPAETAAPGEFDVAWAWKGGAVAGLAATVVMGAVITVVDLPTLRGAIAGLYGFEGSLVAGWLAHLVHGTLFGVLFAWLLSDPGLYRVHEWVWKSVLAGVVYAVVLAVVGAGIVMPIWLDAVGVAAQPGIPNVTTASLVWHIVYGVVLGALFPFVDDL